A genomic stretch from Pseudomonas alkylphenolica includes:
- the quiC gene encoding 3-dehydroshikimate dehydratase QuiC: protein MQRSIATVSLSGTLPEKLDAIAAAGFDGVEIFENDLLYYAGSPREIRQRCADLGLAITLFQPFRDFEGCRRERLARNLDRAERKFDLMQELGTDLVLVCSNVAADALGERQVLVDDLRLLAERAGARDLRIGYEALAWGRHVNTWQQVWDIVKAADHASLGMILDSFHTLSLKGDPSAIAEVPGDKIFFVQMADAPLLAMDVLEWSRHFRCFPGQGEFDLAGFLAPILASGYRGPLSLEIFNDGFRAAPPRANAADGLRSLLYLEEKTRQRLAQQTSQAQDDLLFAPPPASAYDGIEFLEFAVDDALGAKLGNWLERLGFTRTGTHRSKNVSLLRQGDINLILNAEPYSFAHNFFESHGPSLCATAIRVKDSAQALARAVAFHGQPYRGLVGPNERELAAVRAPDGSLIYLVDQDAEGRTIYDTDFSLVQASGNSLGLKRIDHMALALPADGLDSWALFYKSLLDFTADDEVVLPDPYGLVKSRALRSRCSSIRLPLNISENRNTAIAHALSHYRGSGVHHIAFDCDDIFAAVKQAKEAGVALLDIPLNYYDDLAARFDFDDEFLSELAYYNVLYDRDAQGGELFHVYTEPFEERFFFEVLQRRNGYSGYGAANVAVRLAAMAKARAGAPAQARL from the coding sequence ATGCAGCGTTCAATTGCCACCGTGTCCTTGAGCGGTACCTTGCCTGAAAAACTCGACGCCATTGCCGCCGCGGGCTTTGACGGGGTCGAGATCTTCGAAAATGACTTGCTCTACTACGCCGGCAGCCCGCGGGAAATCCGCCAGCGCTGTGCCGACCTGGGCCTGGCAATCACTTTGTTTCAGCCATTTCGCGATTTTGAAGGCTGCCGTCGTGAGCGGCTGGCGCGCAACCTGGACCGTGCCGAGCGCAAGTTCGACCTGATGCAGGAGCTGGGAACCGATCTGGTGCTGGTATGCAGCAACGTGGCTGCCGATGCACTGGGCGAGCGCCAGGTGCTGGTCGACGACCTGCGCCTGCTGGCCGAGCGCGCCGGGGCCCGCGATCTGCGCATCGGCTACGAAGCATTGGCCTGGGGCCGGCATGTGAACACCTGGCAGCAGGTCTGGGACATCGTCAAGGCCGCGGACCATGCCAGCCTGGGGATGATTCTCGACAGTTTTCATACCCTGTCGCTCAAGGGCGACCCGAGTGCGATCGCCGAGGTCCCCGGCGACAAGATCTTCTTCGTGCAGATGGCTGATGCACCGCTGCTGGCGATGGATGTACTGGAGTGGAGCCGGCATTTTCGCTGCTTCCCGGGGCAGGGCGAGTTCGATCTGGCGGGCTTTCTGGCACCGATTCTGGCCAGCGGCTATCGCGGGCCGTTGTCGCTGGAAATCTTCAACGATGGTTTCCGCGCCGCGCCACCGCGCGCCAATGCCGCCGACGGTCTGCGTTCGCTGCTATATCTGGAGGAGAAGACCCGCCAGCGCCTTGCACAGCAGACTTCGCAAGCGCAGGACGATCTATTGTTCGCGCCACCGCCAGCCAGTGCCTACGATGGTATCGAGTTTCTTGAATTTGCCGTTGACGACGCCCTCGGCGCCAAGCTGGGTAACTGGCTGGAACGCCTGGGCTTCACCCGCACCGGTACCCACCGCTCGAAGAATGTCAGTTTGCTGCGCCAGGGCGATATCAACCTGATCCTCAACGCCGAGCCTTATTCGTTTGCCCACAACTTTTTCGAAAGCCATGGCCCGTCCTTGTGCGCTACGGCAATCCGGGTCAAGGACAGTGCCCAGGCGCTGGCTCGCGCGGTGGCCTTTCATGGCCAGCCTTACCGCGGCCTGGTCGGACCGAACGAGCGCGAGCTGGCGGCGGTGCGTGCGCCCGATGGCAGTCTGATCTACCTGGTCGATCAGGACGCCGAAGGGCGGACCATCTACGATACCGATTTCAGCCTGGTGCAAGCCTCGGGTAACAGCCTCGGCCTCAAGCGCATCGATCACATGGCCCTGGCCTTGCCGGCCGATGGCCTGGACAGTTGGGCGCTGTTCTACAAAAGCTTGCTGGACTTCACCGCCGATGACGAAGTGGTCCTGCCTGATCCTTATGGCCTGGTAAAAAGCCGGGCGCTGCGCAGCCGTTGCAGCTCGATCCGCCTGCCGTTGAACATCTCGGAAAACCGCAACACCGCCATCGCTCATGCCCTGTCGCATTATCGCGGCTCGGGTGTGCATCACATCGCCTTCGACTGCGACGACATCTTTGCCGCGGTCAAGCAAGCCAAGGAGGCCGGTGTGGCGTTGCTCGACATCCCGCTCAACTACTACGACGACCTGGCTGCGCGCTTTGATTTCGACGACGAGTTCCTCAGTGAGCTGGCTTATTACAACGTGCTCTATGACCGTGACGCCCAGGGCGGCGAGCTGTTTCACGTGTATACCGAACCGTTCGAGGAGCGCTTTTTCTT
- a CDS encoding MFS transporter codes for MIHSHSSRMAQPLASNPHAGIGDKIRGAMAVGKTRWVMLALVFFATTLNYIDRAALGVMQPILAKEMNWTAMDYANINFWFQVGYAIGFVLQGRLIDRIGVKRVFFCAVLLWSLATGAHGLATSAVGFMVCRFILGLTEAANYPACVKTTRLWFPAGERAVATGIFNAGTNVGAMFTPMLLPLILTVWGWQAAFMGMGALGLVWVIFWGLKYFNPEDHPSVSKEELAYVQGEKEPEQARVPFSRILRMRGTWAFALAYSMTAPVFWFYLYWLPPFLNQQYNLGISVTQMGIPLIVIYISADFGSVGGGILSSFLIGRGMAPVKARLLSMLLFAITIIGVIFAAGASSLWVAVLAISLAIAAHQAWTANIWSLVMDYTPKHMMSTVFGFGGMCAAIGGMFMTQLVGYILTTTNNNYTLLFTMIPAMYFIALTWMYLMAPRKVPKVEA; via the coding sequence ATGATCCATTCGCACAGTTCCCGCATGGCCCAGCCGCTGGCCAGCAACCCGCACGCCGGCATCGGCGACAAGATCCGTGGCGCCATGGCGGTCGGCAAGACCCGTTGGGTCATGCTTGCCCTGGTGTTCTTTGCCACCACCCTGAACTACATCGACCGCGCCGCCCTGGGCGTCATGCAGCCGATCCTGGCCAAGGAAATGAACTGGACGGCAATGGATTACGCCAACATCAACTTCTGGTTCCAGGTCGGCTATGCCATCGGCTTCGTCCTCCAGGGCCGGTTGATCGACCGCATCGGCGTCAAGCGCGTGTTCTTCTGCGCCGTGCTGCTCTGGAGCCTGGCCACCGGTGCTCACGGCCTGGCCACTTCGGCGGTGGGCTTCATGGTCTGCCGCTTCATTCTCGGCCTGACCGAAGCCGCCAACTACCCGGCCTGCGTCAAGACCACCCGCCTGTGGTTCCCGGCCGGCGAGCGGGCGGTGGCCACCGGCATCTTCAACGCCGGGACCAACGTCGGGGCGATGTTCACGCCGATGCTGCTGCCACTGATTCTTACCGTCTGGGGCTGGCAGGCTGCGTTCATGGGCATGGGCGCGCTGGGCCTGGTGTGGGTGATTTTCTGGGGCTTGAAGTACTTCAATCCGGAAGACCATCCAAGCGTCAGCAAGGAAGAACTGGCCTACGTACAGGGCGAAAAGGAACCGGAACAGGCGCGTGTGCCCTTTTCGCGCATCCTGCGCATGCGCGGCACCTGGGCCTTCGCCCTGGCCTACTCGATGACCGCACCGGTGTTCTGGTTCTACCTGTACTGGCTGCCGCCGTTCCTCAACCAGCAGTACAACCTGGGCATCAGCGTGACGCAGATGGGTATTCCGCTGATCGTCATCTACATCAGCGCCGACTTCGGCAGTGTTGGCGGCGGCATTCTCTCGTCGTTCCTGATTGGCCGTGGCATGGCGCCGGTCAAGGCTCGCCTGCTGTCGATGCTGCTGTTTGCGATCACCATCATCGGCGTGATCTTCGCCGCCGGCGCCAGCAGCCTGTGGGTTGCGGTTCTGGCCATCTCCCTGGCAATCGCCGCGCACCAGGCCTGGACCGCCAATATCTGGAGCCTGGTGATGGACTACACGCCCAAGCACATGATGAGTACGGTGTTCGGTTTCGGTGGCATGTGCGCGGCCATCGGCGGGATGTTCATGACCCAGTTGGTGGGCTACATCCTGACCACCACCAACAACAACTACACCCTGCTGTTCACCATGATCCCGGCCATGTACTTCATTGCCCTGACCTGGATGTACCTGATGGCCCCGCGCAAAGTGCCGAAGGTCGAAGCCTAA
- a CDS encoding DMT family transporter has protein sequence MPRATTLNDTSQPLRGILLVVLATFLFASHDALSKYLAGFYPILWVVWARYLVHTLLMMAIFLPQSGLRVLRTRRPGLQALRALCLLGTSLLFTTALQYIPLAEATAVNFLAPLLVTALSLPLLGEKVTRGQWVAVLVSFVGVTVIVHPGGALFTPAVLLPFGSALCFCFYQLLTRKLSGIDSPTTSNFFTGVLNTLVMSAIVPMFWQTPSLIHGLMAVALGTCGMTAHLFLTQAFRHAPPAMLAPFSYCQIVFAGILGLVLFGHSPDMAGLVGIALICLSGLGAAWLQRKP, from the coding sequence ATGCCGCGTGCCACCACGCTCAACGATACCAGCCAGCCATTGCGAGGGATTCTGCTGGTGGTGCTGGCGACGTTTCTGTTTGCCAGCCATGACGCCCTGTCCAAATACCTGGCCGGGTTCTATCCGATTCTCTGGGTGGTCTGGGCCCGCTATCTGGTGCACACCCTGTTGATGATGGCGATCTTCCTGCCGCAGTCCGGGTTGCGTGTGTTACGCACGCGGCGGCCGGGGCTGCAGGCCTTGCGCGCATTGTGTCTGCTGGGCACCAGCTTGCTGTTTACCACCGCTTTGCAGTACATCCCGCTTGCCGAAGCGACCGCAGTCAACTTCCTCGCGCCCTTGCTGGTGACGGCGTTGTCCTTGCCGTTGCTGGGCGAGAAGGTGACCCGTGGCCAGTGGGTGGCGGTGCTGGTGAGTTTCGTCGGCGTGACGGTGATCGTCCATCCCGGCGGCGCCCTGTTCACCCCGGCAGTGCTGCTGCCTTTCGGTTCGGCGCTGTGTTTCTGTTTCTACCAGTTGCTGACCCGCAAGCTCAGCGGAATTGACAGCCCGACCACCAGCAACTTCTTCACCGGGGTGCTCAATACGCTGGTGATGAGTGCCATCGTGCCGATGTTCTGGCAAACGCCGAGCCTGATCCACGGATTGATGGCGGTGGCGCTCGGTACCTGCGGGATGACCGCGCACCTGTTCCTGACCCAGGCTTTCCGCCACGCGCCACCGGCCATGCTGGCGCCGTTCAGTTACTGCCAGATCGTGTTCGCCGGGATACTCGGCCTGGTGCTGTTCGGACACAGCCCGGACATGGCCGGGCTGGTCGGTATCGCGCTGATCTGCCTCAGCGGCCTGGGCGCTGCCTGGTTGCAGCGCAAGCCTTAG
- a CDS encoding sugar phosphate isomerase/epimerase family protein: MTQRVMSLAALTVLELSPVEMVEVAARAGYSHVGLRLEPATPEEHHFPLVADAGLRRQTAARLRDTGIKVLDVEILRLKPETRVADFEALLAVGAEFGASELLVAGNDPDESRLTAHFAELCDLAAQYGLHPHLEFMPWTDASNLTQALRIVERAERDNGCVLVDAFHFDRSASSLDDLRQIAPSRLRYAQLCDVAGPRPDDMAEILRQARNERRFPGDGDCDLAGLLGSLPPSIPLSLEIPTRQLYEQGISALQRAQMALDKTRLLLLQH, from the coding sequence ATGACGCAACGCGTGATGTCCCTCGCCGCCCTGACGGTACTTGAGCTGTCACCTGTGGAAATGGTCGAAGTCGCCGCTCGCGCCGGCTACAGCCATGTCGGCCTGCGCCTGGAACCGGCCACGCCTGAGGAGCATCACTTCCCGCTGGTAGCGGATGCCGGGCTGCGCCGCCAGACTGCCGCACGCCTGCGCGATACCGGCATCAAGGTGCTGGACGTGGAGATCCTGCGGCTCAAGCCAGAGACCCGTGTCGCCGATTTCGAGGCCCTGCTGGCCGTCGGCGCCGAGTTCGGTGCCAGCGAACTGCTGGTGGCCGGCAATGACCCCGATGAATCACGCCTGACCGCGCACTTCGCCGAACTGTGCGATCTGGCCGCGCAATACGGGCTGCACCCGCATCTGGAGTTCATGCCCTGGACCGATGCCAGCAACCTCACCCAGGCACTGCGCATTGTCGAGCGGGCTGAGCGTGACAACGGTTGCGTACTGGTCGACGCCTTCCATTTCGACCGTTCGGCCTCGTCGCTGGATGACCTGCGCCAGATCGCCCCTTCACGCCTGCGTTATGCTCAGCTGTGCGATGTGGCAGGACCGCGTCCTGACGACATGGCCGAGATCCTGCGTCAGGCGCGCAATGAGCGGCGCTTCCCCGGTGACGGTGATTGCGATCTGGCCGGGCTGCTGGGCAGTCTGCCGCCGTCGATTCCCTTGAGCCTGGAGATTCCCACCCGGCAATTGTACGAACAGGGTATCAGCGCCCTGCAACGGGCTCAGATGGCCCTGGACAAAACCCGCCTGCTGCTCCTGCAGCACTGA
- a CDS encoding IclR family transcriptional regulator, with the protein MAGSQIERAFSLLERLTSEPRGLPLQTLAEELDIPKSATHRMLAELMRLGYVRQNLESSRYHLSTRLVAMGFRYLASSGADIVQPILDQLAQQTGELVRLGVIDGDRQTWIAKAQGARSGLRYDPDMGRDAPLFYTASGHAWLSSLSDAQALVLVERQGIARREDFGPNAPASNAELLERLRLTREHGYAWVVESSAVGTSALAAVVRHPLDGHAVGVLSVAGPSARMSEVRMHELAPVLLAAAAELSAASPASELFV; encoded by the coding sequence ATGGCCGGCAGTCAGATCGAACGTGCGTTCAGCCTTCTCGAACGCCTCACCAGCGAACCCCGCGGGCTGCCCCTGCAGACCCTGGCCGAAGAGCTGGATATCCCCAAGAGCGCCACCCACCGCATGCTCGCCGAGTTGATGCGCCTGGGTTATGTGCGGCAGAACCTGGAGAGCAGCCGTTACCACCTGAGCACTCGCTTGGTGGCCATGGGCTTTCGCTACCTGGCCAGCAGCGGCGCCGATATCGTTCAGCCGATTCTCGATCAGCTGGCGCAACAGACCGGTGAGCTGGTGCGCCTGGGGGTGATCGACGGTGACCGCCAGACCTGGATCGCCAAAGCCCAGGGCGCCCGTTCCGGCCTGCGTTACGACCCGGATATGGGCCGCGATGCACCGCTGTTCTACACCGCTTCCGGGCATGCCTGGCTGTCCAGCCTCAGCGATGCCCAGGCGCTGGTGCTGGTGGAGCGCCAGGGCATTGCCCGGCGTGAAGACTTTGGCCCCAATGCGCCGGCTTCCAACGCCGAACTGCTTGAACGCCTGCGCCTGACGCGTGAGCACGGTTATGCCTGGGTGGTGGAAAGCTCGGCGGTGGGCACTTCGGCACTGGCGGCGGTGGTGCGTCATCCGCTCGATGGTCATGCGGTGGGGGTGCTCAGCGTGGCCGGGCCCAGTGCACGGATGAGCGAAGTGCGCATGCACGAGCTGGCGCCGGTGTTGCTGGCGGCAGCGGCGGAGTTGTCGGCGGCGAGCCCTGCGTCTGAGTTGTTTGTTTAA
- a CDS encoding FAD-dependent oxidoreductase: MAVDTPTSTRVDCDVLVIGSGAAGLSAAVTAAWHGQKVIVVEKDPVFGGATAWSGGWMWIPCNPLAQRAGIIEERAQPRTYLEHELGERFDAQMIDAFLEAAPNMVSFFERHTALQFADGNGIADIHGNTPGAGTGGRSVIAAPYDGRQVGKLLKRLRKTMRETSFIGMPIMAGKDLGAFLTLTRSWRSLLHVSKRFSRHLLDLALHGRAMQLVNGVALVARLARSAEDLGVLLWESAPAKRLLHQQGRVCGAVIDTARGPVSIHARKAVVLAAGGFANDIERRKALFPRTPSGHEHLALPPLGANGDGLRLGESVGGQVADDLHSPVAWAPVSRVPHKDGTVGHFPHIIERGKPGIIGVLANGKRFVNEADGYYDYVSAMVAQAPGEKVESWLICSHVFQRRYGLGMSRPFPLPLQPFIASGYLKTARTIEALARACGIDPQGLRDTVNEYNHHARLGEDPAFGRGSTPYNRKQGDALHTPNPCVAPIERGPFYAVKVEPGCFGTFAGLRTNQHAQVLDSQRQPIDGLYAVGTDMASIMGGHYPAGGINLGPAATFGYIAGRHIAGVTEYE, translated from the coding sequence ATGGCTGTCGATACCCCCACGTCTACCCGCGTGGATTGCGATGTACTGGTCATCGGCTCCGGCGCGGCCGGATTGTCTGCGGCGGTAACCGCCGCCTGGCATGGGCAGAAAGTCATCGTGGTGGAAAAGGACCCGGTGTTCGGTGGTGCTACAGCCTGGTCCGGCGGCTGGATGTGGATACCGTGCAATCCACTGGCGCAACGCGCCGGCATCATCGAGGAGCGTGCCCAACCGCGCACCTACCTGGAACACGAACTGGGCGAGCGATTCGACGCGCAAATGATCGACGCTTTTCTTGAAGCGGCGCCGAACATGGTGTCGTTTTTCGAGCGCCATACGGCGCTGCAATTCGCCGACGGCAACGGCATTGCCGACATCCACGGTAATACACCTGGCGCCGGTACCGGTGGACGCTCGGTAATCGCCGCACCCTATGACGGACGCCAGGTCGGCAAACTGCTCAAGCGCCTGCGCAAAACCATGCGCGAAACCTCGTTCATAGGCATGCCGATCATGGCAGGCAAAGATCTGGGCGCCTTCCTGACCCTGACCCGCTCGTGGCGTTCACTGTTGCACGTCAGCAAGCGTTTCAGCCGTCACCTGCTCGACCTCGCCCTGCACGGCCGGGCCATGCAACTGGTCAACGGCGTCGCCCTGGTCGCGCGGCTGGCCAGGTCGGCGGAAGATCTGGGGGTGTTGCTTTGGGAGTCGGCGCCGGCCAAACGGCTGCTTCACCAGCAGGGCCGGGTCTGCGGCGCGGTGATCGACACTGCGCGCGGCCCTGTCAGTATTCATGCGCGCAAGGCCGTGGTTCTCGCCGCCGGCGGTTTTGCCAATGACATCGAACGGCGCAAGGCCCTGTTCCCGCGCACGCCCAGCGGCCATGAACACCTGGCCTTGCCGCCCTTGGGCGCCAACGGTGATGGCCTGCGACTGGGTGAAAGTGTTGGTGGCCAGGTCGCCGATGACCTGCACAGCCCGGTGGCCTGGGCGCCGGTTTCACGGGTGCCGCACAAAGACGGTACTGTCGGCCATTTCCCGCACATCATCGAGCGCGGCAAGCCCGGCATCATCGGCGTACTGGCCAACGGCAAACGCTTCGTCAACGAAGCCGATGGCTACTACGACTACGTCAGCGCCATGGTCGCCCAGGCACCCGGTGAGAAGGTCGAGTCCTGGCTGATTTGCAGCCACGTCTTTCAGCGCCGTTATGGCCTCGGCATGTCCCGCCCCTTTCCGCTGCCGCTGCAGCCATTCATTGCCTCGGGCTACCTGAAAACCGCCAGGACCATCGAAGCGCTGGCGCGCGCCTGTGGCATCGATCCACAAGGTTTGCGCGATACCGTGAATGAGTACAACCACCATGCCCGCCTGGGTGAAGACCCGGCATTCGGCCGCGGCTCGACGCCCTACAACCGCAAACAGGGCGATGCCCTGCACACACCGAATCCGTGCGTGGCGCCGATCGAGCGAGGGCCGTTCTATGCGGTAAAAGTCGAGCCGGGGTGTTTTGGCACCTTTGCCGGACTGCGGACCAATCAGCATGCCCAGGTCCTGGACAGCCAGCGTCAACCCATCGACGGGTTGTATGCAGTGGGAACCGACATGGCCAGCATCATGGGCGGGCACTACCCGGCAGGCGGGATCAATCTGGGGCCTGCGGCGACGTTTGGCTACATCGCCGGGCGGCATATTGCCGGGGTCACCGAGTACGAATGA
- the pcaG gene encoding protocatechuate 3,4-dioxygenase subunit alpha, with protein MPIELLPETPSQTAGPYVHIGLALEAAGNPTRDQEIWNRMARADAPGEHILVFGNVYDGNGHLVRDSFLEFWQADHNGQYQGDFDLEQPFNSFGRTATTFDAGEWTLHTVKPGVVRNAAGVPMAPHINVSLFARGINIHLQTRLYFDDEAQANAQCPVLNLIEQPQRRETLVATRCEVDGKLAYRFDIRIQGEGETVFFDF; from the coding sequence ATGCCTATCGAACTGCTGCCGGAAACCCCTTCGCAGACTGCCGGCCCGTATGTGCACATTGGTTTGGCCCTGGAGGCCGCCGGCAACCCGACCCGCGACCAGGAGATCTGGAACCGCATGGCCCGGGCCGATGCGCCGGGTGAACATATCCTGGTGTTCGGCAACGTTTATGACGGTAACGGCCATCTGGTCAGGGATTCGTTCCTGGAGTTCTGGCAGGCCGACCACAATGGTCAGTACCAGGGCGATTTCGACCTGGAACAACCGTTCAACAGCTTCGGCCGTACCGCCACCACCTTTGATGCGGGTGAGTGGACCCTGCACACCGTCAAGCCGGGTGTGGTGCGCAATGCAGCTGGCGTGCCGATGGCGCCGCACATCAACGTCAGCCTGTTTGCCCGCGGGATCAATATCCATCTGCAGACGCGTCTGTACTTCGATGACGAGGCCCAGGCCAACGCCCAGTGTCCGGTGCTTAACCTGATCGAGCAGCCGCAGCGGCGCGAGACCCTGGTGGCGACCCGCTGTGAGGTGGATGGCAAGTTGGCGTATCGCTTTGACATCCGCATTCAGGGTGAGGGCGAGACGGTGTTCTTCGATTTCTGA
- the pcaH gene encoding protocatechuate 3,4-dioxygenase subunit beta: protein MSAQDNSRFAIRDRNWHPKALTPDYKTSIARSPRQALVSIPQSISESTGPDFSHLKFGQHDHDLLLNFNNGGLPIGERIILAGRVCDQYGKPIPHTLVEIWQANAGGRYRHKNDRYLAPLDPNFGGVGRALTDSEGYYSFRTIKPGPYPWRNGPNDWRPAHIHVSISGPSIATRLITQLYFEGDPLIPMCPIVKSIANPEAVQSLIARLDMSNANPMDCLAYRFDIVLRGQRKTHFENR, encoded by the coding sequence ATGTCTGCGCAAGACAATAGTCGCTTCGCTATCCGTGATCGCAACTGGCACCCGAAGGCCCTTACTCCGGATTACAAAACCTCCATTGCCCGTTCGCCGCGTCAGGCCCTGGTGAGCATTCCGCAGTCGATCAGCGAAAGCACAGGCCCGGACTTTTCTCACTTGAAGTTCGGCCAGCATGACCATGACCTGCTGCTCAACTTCAACAACGGCGGGCTGCCCATTGGCGAGCGGATCATTCTCGCCGGGCGTGTCTGTGACCAGTACGGCAAACCGATTCCACATACCCTGGTGGAAATCTGGCAGGCCAACGCCGGTGGCCGCTACCGTCACAAGAACGACCGTTACCTGGCACCGCTGGACCCCAACTTCGGTGGCGTTGGTCGTGCCTTGACCGACAGCGAGGGTTACTACAGCTTCCGCACCATCAAGCCGGGTCCGTACCCTTGGCGCAATGGTCCCAACGACTGGCGTCCGGCGCATATCCATGTGTCGATCAGCGGCCCGTCGATTGCCACCCGCTTGATCACCCAGCTGTATTTCGAAGGTGATCCGTTGATCCCGATGTGCCCGATCGTCAAGTCGATCGCCAATCCCGAGGCGGTGCAGAGCCTGATCGCGCGGCTGGACATGAGCAACGCCAACCCGATGGATTGCCTGGCCTATCGCTTCGACATCGTCCTGCGCGGCCAGCGCAAGACCCACTTCGAAAACCGCTGA
- the ypfJ gene encoding KPN_02809 family neutral zinc metallopeptidase has protein sequence MQWRKGRRSDNVVDARGEGGGGMRFGGGKGLSIGAILLIVGIGWMTGQDPLQILGQLTGQMGQQSAPVSTDTGKAPPANDEQAEFVASILGDTEDTWRAIFAQAGRQYKDPTLTLFSGQINSACGFASSAVGPFYCPADQKVYLDMSFFREMEQRFAAAGDFAQAYVIAHEVGHHVQTLLGVSAKVQAARQRGERMEGDNGLLVRQELQADCLAGVWAYQAQQRLNWLEPGDIEEALNAANAIGDDRLQQKGQGRVVPDSFTHGTSQQRVRWFKTGFAKGDINQCDTFTSRAL, from the coding sequence ATGCAATGGCGAAAAGGCAGGCGTAGCGACAATGTGGTCGATGCCCGTGGCGAGGGTGGCGGCGGCATGCGCTTCGGCGGTGGCAAGGGCCTGAGCATCGGTGCGATCCTGCTGATCGTCGGCATCGGCTGGATGACCGGGCAAGACCCGCTACAGATTCTCGGCCAGTTGACCGGACAGATGGGCCAGCAGAGTGCACCGGTCAGTACCGACACCGGCAAGGCACCACCGGCCAATGACGAGCAAGCCGAATTCGTCGCCTCGATCCTCGGTGACACCGAAGACACCTGGCGGGCGATCTTCGCCCAGGCCGGGCGCCAGTACAAAGACCCGACCCTGACCCTGTTCAGCGGCCAGATCAACTCGGCCTGCGGCTTCGCCTCCTCGGCGGTCGGCCCGTTCTACTGCCCGGCCGACCAGAAGGTCTACCTGGATATGAGTTTCTTCCGCGAAATGGAACAGCGCTTCGCGGCTGCCGGCGATTTCGCCCAGGCCTATGTCATCGCCCACGAAGTCGGCCACCATGTGCAGACCCTGCTCGGGGTGTCGGCCAAGGTCCAGGCCGCGCGTCAGCGGGGTGAGCGGATGGAAGGCGATAATGGCCTGCTGGTGCGTCAGGAACTGCAAGCCGATTGCCTGGCCGGCGTCTGGGCGTACCAAGCGCAACAACGCCTGAACTGGCTCGAACCCGGCGATATCGAAGAAGCCCTGAACGCCGCCAACGCCATTGGCGACGACCGCCTGCAACAGAAAGGTCAGGGCCGGGTGGTGCCGGACTCCTTTACCCACGGCACCTCGCAGCAGCGTGTGCGCTGGTTCAAGACCGGCTTTGCCAAGGGCGATATCAACCAATGTGACACCTTCACCAGCCGCGCCCTCTAA
- a CDS encoding methyl-accepting chemotaxis protein, with the protein MHEMAATVQEVARNAEHASSAATDADAQARAGDQVVAEAISQIERLAEEVHRSTEAMGLLQQESQKIGSVMDVIKSVAEQTNLLALNAAIEAARAGEAGRGFAVVADEVRGLAQRTQKSTEEIEELVAGLQSGTQQVANVMLGSRNLTDSSVELTRKAGASLESITRTVSNIQSMNQQIAAAAEQQSAVAEQISRSIINVRDVSEQTAAASDETAASSVELARLGNQLQTMVSHFRV; encoded by the coding sequence ATGCACGAAATGGCCGCCACCGTGCAGGAAGTCGCGCGCAATGCCGAGCACGCTTCGTCTGCGGCAACCGACGCCGATGCGCAAGCACGAGCCGGTGACCAGGTGGTTGCCGAGGCGATCAGCCAGATCGAACGCCTGGCCGAAGAAGTGCACCGCTCCACTGAAGCCATGGGCCTGCTGCAACAGGAAAGCCAGAAGATTGGCAGCGTCATGGACGTGATCAAGTCGGTGGCCGAACAGACCAACCTGCTGGCGCTCAACGCCGCCATCGAGGCAGCTCGTGCTGGTGAAGCCGGACGTGGTTTTGCCGTGGTTGCCGACGAAGTTCGCGGCCTGGCCCAGCGCACGCAGAAGTCCACCGAAGAGATCGAAGAGCTGGTCGCCGGCCTGCAGAGCGGTACCCAGCAGGTGGCCAATGTGATGCTCGGCAGCCGCAACCTGACCGACAGCAGCGTCGAACTGACCCGCAAGGCCGGTGCCTCGCTGGAAAGCATCACCCGCACGGTGTCGAACATCCAGTCGATGAACCAGCAGATCGCCGCGGCAGCCGAGCAGCAGAGTGCGGTAGCCGAACAGATCAGCCGCAGCATCATCAACGTGCGCGATGTGTCGGAACAGACGGCGGCGGCCAGCGATGAAACCGCGGCGTCCAGCGTTGAACTGGCGCGTTTGGGTAATCAGTTGCAGACCATGGTCAGCCACTTCCGCGTGTAA